One window from the genome of Glycine soja cultivar W05 chromosome 12, ASM419377v2, whole genome shotgun sequence encodes:
- the LOC114378395 gene encoding vesicle-associated protein 4-2-like codes for MAVESDKTGSVGKGWSFCSMPFWQTTHASSTSSTTTFSMHHSVHHQSQILQSLDRSTHQPSTTVSSVAKSLLPTRRRLRLDPPNKLYFPYEPGKQVRSAIAIKNTCKSHVAFKFQTTAPKSCYMRPPGGILAPGESIIATVFKFVEPPENNEKPIDQKSRVKFKIMSLKVKGEMDYVPELFDEQRDHVAVEQILRVIFLDPEHPCPALDKLKRLLAEAEAALEARKKPPEETGPRVAGEGLVIDEWKERRERYLARQQVEVVDSV; via the exons ATGGCGGTGGAGAGTGACAAAACGGGTTCTGTTGGGAAAGGTTGGAGCTTTTGCAGCATGCCATTTTGGCAAACAACTCATGCTTCTTCAACTTCTTCAACAACAACTTTTTCTATGCATCATAGCGTTCACCATCAGAGCCAGATTCTTCAGTCTCTTGATAGATCCACCCATCAACCTTCCACCACTGTTTCTTCTGTGGCCAAGTCTCTTCTGCCCACAAGGAGAAGGCTCCGTCTTGATCCTCCCAACAAGCTCTACTTTCCTT ATGAACCTGGTAAACAAGTTAGGAGCGCCATCGCAATTAAAAACACTTGCAAGTCTCATGTCGCTTTCAAG TTTCAAACAACTGCACCCAAGAGTTGTTATATGCGCCCTCCGGGTGGTATTCTTGCACCTGGTGAAAGTATAATTGCAACTG TGTTTAAGTTTGTGGAGCCACCAGAGAACAATGAGAAACCAATTGATCAGAAAAGCAGGGTTAAGTTTAAAATCATGAGCTTAAAAGTGAAAGGCGAAATGGACTATGTACCAGAACTG TTTGATGAGCAAAGGGATCATGTAGCTGTGGAGCAAATTTTGCGTGTCATTTTTCTGGACCCTGAACACCCTTGCCCT GCTTTGGATAAGCTTAAACGGCTGCTAGCTGAGGCTGAGGCTGCATTGGAAGCAAGAAAGAAGCCCCCAGAGGAGACAGGTCCTCGAGTAGCTGGGGAAGGACTTGTTATAGATGAATGG aaagaaagaagagaaagatacCTGGCCAGACAGCAGGTTGAAGTGGTAGATTCTGtgtaa